GCTCGAGGAACGGCTCGCCGTGCAGGAACGCCACGACGTCCCGGACCGACTGGTCGCGACGTTCGCGGGTGGCCGCCAGGATCCGCTCGCGCGTCATGGCGTCGACGAGCTCGTCCTGCGCCGGGGTCGACGCGCGCGGCAGCCGGTCGATGAGGTACTCCGCCAACGCAGCGCGCGCGGTGACGGCGGCGAGTCCGTCCGCCCCCGCGGCAGCGCGGTCGACGGCGTCGCCGGCGGCGAACGCCGGACGGTACGCGCCGAGGATCGCGGCGATCTCGAGGGCGGTCTCGGCCGCCTGCCGGAGGTCGGTGGCGTCGCCGGAGCGGAGCCGCGCCTCCTGGGCGAGGAGCGCGGCGCGGAGCTTCCGCAGCCGCTTCACCAGCACGCGTGCGGTCGTTCCCTTGTCCGGCTTGTCCTCGGCATGGAGGCGCGGTGCCGGTGCTCCTGCCAGCCCACGTGCCAGCTTGGACGAGACGGCGGCGGGGCCGGCGCCGACGGCGGCGAAGCGCCCGTCCAGCGACGCGAAGAGCTCGTGGGCGACCTGCGGGTCGACGCCGCCGACGATCTCGACCTCGACCTCGCGCCAGGTGCGCGGGGTCTCGGGGGCGTCGTCGTCGAGCCGCGTCGCGCGGACCTGGTCGTCGGCGAGCTCGGCGATCTGGTCGCCGTCCTCGTCGAGCAGCCGCGTCACCGTGCGGGTCGTCGCGATCCGGACCACCGGGTGGAGGCCCCGGCCACGGCGCTCGGTGAAGAGTGCGGCGAGGACCTCGTCGGGGACGGTGTCGGCGTCGTCGGTGAGCGGGAAGTGCTGCTCGTGCCTGACGGTGTCGGACGAGGCGCGCTTGATGTGCCAGCCGGCGTCGGGGCCACCGGTCCGGCGGCGCACCGTCACGCGGGCGGCCACGAGGTCGTACCGCTCGGTGTCCCAGTACGTCGCGTCGAGGTCGAACGGCTCCTGGTGCTCGGTGCGGATGATGCCGCCGATGCCGACGAGGTCCGGCAGGGCACCGCCCTCGGGCAGGTCGTAGGTTCGCTCGATCTCGAGGTGCGTGTCGCTCACGCGGTCCTGTCTACCAGGGCTTCCCGGTGTTCCCCGAACCGGCGGGGTTAGCCTGAGCACATGAGCGAGACGATCACCCGCGACGCGTTCGTGCCGGAGGCCGGCGCCGTCACGATGTTCACGACCAGCTGGTGCGGCTACTGCGCGCGCCTGAAGAACCAGATGTCCAAGGCCGGGGTCCCCTACCGCGAGGTCGACATCGAGCAGACGCCCGGCACGGCCGAACTCGTCGCCGAGGTCAACGGCGGCAACCAGACCGTGCCGACGCTGGTGTTCCCCGACGGCAGCACGGCGACGAACCCCTCGCTCGCCGAGGTCCAGTCGCGCATCTGACACCGCGGGCGCCCACGTCGAACCACGAAACCGACATCGAACCAGGCCGAAGCCCCGGTTCGATGTCGGTTTCGTGGTTCACAGCCGGGCGCGCCACGCGTCACGCGCCGGACGGCGCCGGCCCTAGCCGCGCTCCAGTGCCTCGGTCAGCAGCGCCGCCATCGCGTCGAGCTGGATGTCGCCGGAGTCGACGATCTCCTCGTCCGAGCCGTCGAGCGCGCGGGCGGCCAGGGACGCCTTCGAGTCGATGAGCTCGGCGATCTTGGTGTCGATCGTCTGGGCGGCGATGATGCGCCACGCCGTGACGGGCTCCTCCTGCCCGATGCGGTGCACGCGGTCGATTGCCTGGGTCTGCTCGGCGCTCGTCCACGACAGCTCAGCGAGCACGACGTTCGACGACACCTGCAGGTTCAGGCCGACGCCCGCCGCGGTGAGCGAGCAGACGATCACGGCGACGTCGGGGTCGTTCACGAACGAGTCGATCTCGGCCGTGCGCTGCGCCGGCGTCTGGTCGCCCCGGACCGTCGCGGTGCGGAGGTGTCGACGTGCGAACACCTCTTCCGCCTGGTCCATGACGTCGAGGTGCTTCGCAAAGAACACGACCTTGCCGACGTTCGAGGCGAGCTGCGCCGCGTAGTCCGCCGCGAGCTGTGCCTTGGCCCGGCCGATGCGCCGCACCATCGAGAACACGTTCTCCCCGGTCGGCGAGGCGTCCTGGTCCTCGAGCTCCCAGCGCGCGACCTGGCGGACGAGCTTGTGGTCGATGCCGACGACCGGGTCCTGCCCGGTGCGGGCGTCGAGCGCCTGGTGGTACCGCTTGACGAGCTTCGCGGTGAGCTCGCGCTCGGCGTCGCGGATCGAGCGGCCGACCTCGTCGTCGAGTTCGACGGGGATGTCGGCGATCCGACGTGCCGGGATGTCCGCGGCGACGTCGACCTTGCGGCGGCGGACGATGCCCTGGTCGATGACGGCCTTGCGCGCCTCGACGAAGAAGCCCGGGTCGGCCGGCGTCAGGCCGATCTCCTCGAGCTCGTTCATGAGCTTGGCGCGCGGCTTCTTGTCGTCGATCCAGCCGAGGTACTCCCAG
The sequence above is a segment of the Curtobacterium sp. BH-2-1-1 genome. Coding sequences within it:
- a CDS encoding mycoredoxin; translated protein: MSETITRDAFVPEAGAVTMFTTSWCGYCARLKNQMSKAGVPYREVDIEQTPGTAELVAEVNGGNQTVPTLVFPDGSTATNPSLAEVQSRI
- a CDS encoding CYTH domain-containing protein produces the protein MSDTHLEIERTYDLPEGGALPDLVGIGGIIRTEHQEPFDLDATYWDTERYDLVAARVTVRRRTGGPDAGWHIKRASSDTVRHEQHFPLTDDADTVPDEVLAALFTERRGRGLHPVVRIATTRTVTRLLDEDGDQIAELADDQVRATRLDDDAPETPRTWREVEVEIVGGVDPQVAHELFASLDGRFAAVGAGPAAVSSKLARGLAGAPAPRLHAEDKPDKGTTARVLVKRLRKLRAALLAQEARLRSGDATDLRQAAETALEIAAILGAYRPAFAAGDAVDRAAAGADGLAAVTARAALAEYLIDRLPRASTPAQDELVDAMTRERILAATRERRDQSVRDVVAFLHGEPFLELLDALDDAVERPAPTAWALRSPKKVAQDVVAQVKPEVRELVRAAVADDTSDTAAAREAADRATTEAAWQATMRARLTMDVLGDDAFPHALWKRIGTAADVLTERVRSLHALDTLRTNAAIAERGGEGTFGYGVLAGDRVRLAEESYDEAVHALNRV